The nucleotide sequence TCAATCAAACATATCTTAACAAAAAGAGACTGGTTTATATGACCGGTCTCTTTTCTTGCGGATTGTTGTTTTCAAATATCATTTTCTTCTGTGACCGTTGATTGGAGTGTAAGATGCGAGACTCCTGCGGGACAGGCGGGCAGTCCGAAAAGTGGAAGTGGCTCGTTCAGCCCTGACAAGCAAAAGGTGAATGGGCTAGGAAGGCGCACTTTACCTTCTGGACCATTTAACTTTTGACCTCGAGGGGCTAGCCACTGCAACTAGACAGGTGAGACACTTAAAAGTGAAACGTCAAATGTGGCTCACCGCCTGCCCCGCGGAAAGCGAGCATCTGGAACGGAAATCTACCACTTCAAAGAAAAAAGTTTACGAAAACAATTATGTTGACAACTGTAAAAGAATTACATATGATGATGGTAATTCAATGGAAAGGTTGGTGTGTTTGTGAGCGTTGTCGTTCTTAACTAAAACAATTTGGATACAGGTATGCAAAAGAAAAAATGAAACGGGTTGCCCGGTTTATTTGTCGTGCTCTTTTGTTGCCGCCAATAGTTAAGAACAGCGGTCAGATACAAGCCATCATACTCATTCCTTTGATGCTGCGGACTCTTCTTATGAGCCGATTTTTTTATGCAGTTTTTTAGGGTGAAGTCTATCTATGAGGCAGAAATGACAATGTTCATTTCTGTCTTTTTTTATTGGCACGTTCCTGGCCTCTGTTAAGAGGAGGGGATAAAAGAAATTTTGATTGAAAGTCGCTATAAAAAATTTTGGAGGTAGATCCATTTGAATAGACAAACCATTACTATGCTTGAATTTAACAAAATTAAAGAAAATCTTAGTTCATATGCAATGAATGCAGCAACGAAAGAAATGATTGAAAAACTGGAGCCTTCTTCAGATGTATCTATAATCAAATCGTGGATGCTTGATACGACTGAAGCTAAACGGATTCTGGAGAAAAGTGCTAGCGTTCCGATCGCTAATTTGAATGGATTGGAACAAGTGCTTGAAATACCAAAAAAAGGTTTAAATCTATCACCTGAGCAGCTCACTTTGATTTACGGTTTGCTCGAGAATGTCACGAGAATGCAGCGTTTTATGAAAGATAAGAATTTTTTAGCACCTGCAGTATCCACTTATGCCTATTCCATGTTTGATCTGAGCGATTTAAAAGATGAAATCTATCGGTGTATTCGAAACGGCAGAGTTGATGATCATGCCAGTAAAGCTTTGTTAAAAGTAAGGAAAAAAATAGCGGTGGTAGAAGAAAGAATTAAATCCAAGCTAGATAATATGATGAAGTCAGCAGCTTATCGCGATATGTTGCAGGATCCAATCGTTTCAATGAGAGATGGACGCTATGTAATTCCTGTGAAAAGTAAATTCAAACGAAATATCGATGGCCAGATTCTTGACCGTTCTTCTAGCGGAGCAACTGTCTATATGGAACCAAACGATGTGAGGAAACTGCAAACAGAAATAAGTATGTTACGAGCAGAAGAAGAGATTGAGATTTCAATGATCCTAGGTGTACTGACAGGAATGGTAGCGGGATTTGAGAGAGAGCTGCACATCACAATTGAAGCGATGGTACACTATGATTTTATTTTCGCTAAAGCCAAATATAGCAGATCAATAGATGCGATAGGTGTTGAAATCAACCAAGATAACGTTATTAAAATCCAAAACGGCAAGCATCCGCTTCTTGGTGAGAAATGCGTTCCATTAAATTTTATGTTGGGTGAAAATTATCAATCCTTGGTTATTACAGGCCCGAACACAGGAGGAAAAACGGTTGCGATTAAAACCGTCGGGTTGTTGACGTTAATGGTTCAGTCAGGTCTTCATGTACCTGTGGGAGAAGGCAGCTGTTTTGCAGTATTTAGAGAACTTTTTGTTGATATCGGAGACGGACAGAGCATCGAGCAGTCTTTAAGTACATTTTCTTCGCATATGACAAATATTATTTCGATTTTAAGAAATGCAGGACCTCAAGATCTCGTTATTTTAGATGAACTAGGAGCAGGAACGGATCCATCAGAAGGTATGGGCCTTGCGGTAGCCATACTTGAAAAACTGTACAGCAAGGGAAGTATGATTCTAGCAACCACGCATTATAGTGAGATAAAAGAATTTGCTGCTGTCACTCCAGGTTTTGAAAATGGATCAATGGAATTTAATTTAGAGACACTTCAGCCTATGTATTCATTAGTTATCGGTAAAGCGGGAAAAAGCCAGGCATTCGCAATCGCTATCAAACTTGGGATGGACGAAGAGGTTATCCACCGTGCACAGAGTATTACTCAAAAAGAAAGTTATCCACATGTGGACAAAGAGAATTCAGGAATGTTTTCCACAGAAGAATTTGAAAAGATAGCTCATTTAAGGGATAAAGCTCATTCGAAAGTGAAAACTCAGTTTAAAAAACAACAGAAAGCCGATGATCTCCAAGGTGAATCCTTTCAAATCGGTGACCGCGTTTATGTTTCAAGTCTAAAGACAGCAGGGATTGTATTTGAACTAGAGAATAACCAAGGAGAGTTTGGTGTAATGGTGGAAAACAACAAACATTACATCCATAAGAAACGGCTGAAGCTCCATATTGAAGGTAAGATGCTTTATCCTGAAAACTATGATATGGATATCGTTTTTGAGTCTAAAGAAAATCGAAAAAAAGATAAACTCTTGAAAAAGCGGCACATTGAGGGACTTTCGATTGAAAGAGAAGAAATTTGATCGGGGGAGAAGTATGGAAAGTAAGATCGTCTATAAAATTTTAGAACTCACTGATTTAGGGGATAACCTTTTAGACAGCTTTAAACGGTATCAGGAAACAAAAAATGTATGGTATTTAGAAGAAGATGAATTAAAAACGAAGGATGACTACTTTATTGATGACTGGTCAGCTGACAAGAAGAAGTTAGTAATTGATGAGCTAAGGTTATGCGTTACAAACAATGGCATTGTAGCAGGAGCATTTGACGGGGAGAAGCTAGTTGGCTTTGCAAGTGTAGAGAGCGAACGTTTTGGTTCAAAAAATCAATACGTTGAGCTTCCGTACATTCATGTTTCAAGTGAAGCAAGAGGGTTAGGAATCGGCAAAAAGCTTTTTGAAATATGCTGTAAAGAATCAAAGAAGTTAGGGGCAGAGAAACTATACATCGCTGCACATCCGTCTATTGAATCACAGGCCTTTTATGATGCAGTAGGATGTAAACGCGCTTCAGAAATTAACGTTGATGTGTTAAAAAAAGAGCCTTTAGACATTCAGTTAGAGAAAATTTTATAAAAAAGGAAGAGACATCTCACTCACGTGGTAGATGTCTCTTTTTGTGCAGGCAGGATAACAACACGGTCGACTATAGAATTTTCAATATCGCGTCCTACATCAACTGCCTTTGAAACAGAAGAATCACATGTAATGTCGGTAAGTGAGATATCATCAGCGCGATTCGGTCCGCCGTACACTTTTACAGCGGGCCCAGCAGAGGAAAAGTTCTTAATGAAAATCTGATTGAGAATGACATTACGAGCTCTGTATTGGATGGCAATTACCGGGTTTTGTTTATAGTCGTAGGAGGGGTCGCCGATAAATGTTAAACCATTAATGACAACATGATTATATCCTGCTACGACTAGACCTCGTGGTGTTGAATCATTGTATAGATCGGTATATATAGGTGCGATGCTAAAGATGTTTGTAGCGGAAATATGGTGTGCCGTTTTTGATGGGGGATCCATGTCCTTATGATGGCCAATATGACGAAAATTGTAGGATCGGTTGTCATTCACTGAAATATGTCCATAAATATGCACATTGGTCGCTGCAGAAGCATTATGATGAGCTTTTACTTCTACGCCGCCAAAACAGCGAGTGGTGGAGTTGTTTAAAAGCCATACGTTATGTGATCCATCGTCTACCTCAATACCATTAGAGTTAGAAAACCCCTTTTTATGAGACCTTCCGCTAGGATCGCACATATGAGAATTGGAGATAAAGATATATTCACTGTGGTGGGTTGTAATCCCATCATCTCCGAATCCATATCCGTTAAGATTATCTAACCAAATGTACTTGCTGCCTCCTCTTGAGCGCGTCCCATCGCCTAGATAGGTATAAACAGAAGAGGAGACATCAAAGCAATGCAGCCCTGGGTTAATGGCCTCGAGGTCCATCATCCAGCCATACGTAACATTAGCAAAAGTAACACAGCTAGATCGATTGTTACCTGCACTTGTTTTTTCTTCATCCCCTAATCTTTCAATGTTCCAGTCCAAACTCATTCCTTTTACTGCAATATTTCGATTCCCTTTAAGGTGATTCTTGTTTGTGACGAGCCACTCTGCTTTTGGGGACTGATCATGCAGTTTTAAGGTTGTTTTGCCCTTTCCTTCCCCTAAAAGAATCGTCCATGAAGGCAATTTGATCCCTTTTGTAACGTATATTCCCTCTGGAATGCGCACGATTACTCTGCCTTTTCCTATCGCTTTACGAAATGCTTCTGTATTATCTGTTACACCGTCACCAACCGCGCCATAATCTATGACGTTTACTTCCCCTTTTATTTGACCATATAGCACTTCATATTGCTGATCTAACGTATTTATCCATCTGGGAAAGGCATTTCCTTTTTCATCAAGTTCCCAATCTGTTGTTTGTATATCGTTATAAGGCACTCTTTTAATCAAAAAACTTTTCGTTAAAAATTTTAACCATTCAAAAGTTAAACCCTTTTGTTGTGACCACTTTTTACTCGAATTCTTGAATAGGTTTTCCGATGTGAGTAATTCAACTGGTTGTGATATGGAATGTTCACGCTGTAATTTTTCAAGAAGTTCTTTATTTTTCATTGGACTATGTTTTTTATCTAAATGCAGCAAAGTAATGATCACCTCTTTTAAATAGATTAACTATAATTAATGGTTTCCCTATCTCAAATTATGTAATCAATAGAATGAATAACGAG is from Fictibacillus sp. b24 and encodes:
- a CDS encoding endonuclease MutS2 codes for the protein MNRQTITMLEFNKIKENLSSYAMNAATKEMIEKLEPSSDVSIIKSWMLDTTEAKRILEKSASVPIANLNGLEQVLEIPKKGLNLSPEQLTLIYGLLENVTRMQRFMKDKNFLAPAVSTYAYSMFDLSDLKDEIYRCIRNGRVDDHASKALLKVRKKIAVVEERIKSKLDNMMKSAAYRDMLQDPIVSMRDGRYVIPVKSKFKRNIDGQILDRSSSGATVYMEPNDVRKLQTEISMLRAEEEIEISMILGVLTGMVAGFERELHITIEAMVHYDFIFAKAKYSRSIDAIGVEINQDNVIKIQNGKHPLLGEKCVPLNFMLGENYQSLVITGPNTGGKTVAIKTVGLLTLMVQSGLHVPVGEGSCFAVFRELFVDIGDGQSIEQSLSTFSSHMTNIISILRNAGPQDLVILDELGAGTDPSEGMGLAVAILEKLYSKGSMILATTHYSEIKEFAAVTPGFENGSMEFNLETLQPMYSLVIGKAGKSQAFAIAIKLGMDEEVIHRAQSITQKESYPHVDKENSGMFSTEEFEKIAHLRDKAHSKVKTQFKKQQKADDLQGESFQIGDRVYVSSLKTAGIVFELENNQGEFGVMVENNKHYIHKKRLKLHIEGKMLYPENYDMDIVFESKENRKKDKLLKKRHIEGLSIEREEI
- a CDS encoding GNAT family N-acetyltransferase, which gives rise to MESKIVYKILELTDLGDNLLDSFKRYQETKNVWYLEEDELKTKDDYFIDDWSADKKKLVIDELRLCVTNNGIVAGAFDGEKLVGFASVESERFGSKNQYVELPYIHVSSEARGLGIGKKLFEICCKESKKLGAEKLYIAAHPSIESQAFYDAVGCKRASEINVDVLKKEPLDIQLEKIL
- a CDS encoding glycosyl hydrolase family 28-related protein, which gives rise to MKNKELLEKLQREHSISQPVELLTSENLFKNSSKKWSQQKGLTFEWLKFLTKSFLIKRVPYNDIQTTDWELDEKGNAFPRWINTLDQQYEVLYGQIKGEVNVIDYGAVGDGVTDNTEAFRKAIGKGRVIVRIPEGIYVTKGIKLPSWTILLGEGKGKTTLKLHDQSPKAEWLVTNKNHLKGNRNIAVKGMSLDWNIERLGDEEKTSAGNNRSSCVTFANVTYGWMMDLEAINPGLHCFDVSSSVYTYLGDGTRSRGGSKYIWLDNLNGYGFGDDGITTHHSEYIFISNSHMCDPSGRSHKKGFSNSNGIEVDDGSHNVWLLNNSTTRCFGGVEVKAHHNASAATNVHIYGHISVNDNRSYNFRHIGHHKDMDPPSKTAHHISATNIFSIAPIYTDLYNDSTPRGLVVAGYNHVVINGLTFIGDPSYDYKQNPVIAIQYRARNVILNQIFIKNFSSAGPAVKVYGGPNRADDISLTDITCDSSVSKAVDVGRDIENSIVDRVVILPAQKETSTT